The Streptomyces nigra genome includes the window CGGGTGACGACGGCGGGTTGCGGGACCGGTCTTCCGTACAGTTCGTGGGCGTACGGCGGCAGAGCGGCGTACGCCAGCCGGGACACGCGCCGCCACAGCACCTCGCGCGCCGGGACGAGGAGGGGGTGCGTCGGCGGACGGAGCAGGAAGTCCTCCACGACGCGTGCCTCGCGCCCGCAGGACAGCTCGGGCCGCACCCGCTCGAAGTACGCCGCCATCTCCTTCCGGTCGCCGGGTACGGCGTCGGGGTCGAGGCCCACCAGGCGGGCGCTGACCCGGTGTTCGGCGATGTAGCGGTCGGCCTGGCCGTCGGTGAGCGGGAACCCGGAGCGGCGTGCGACCTGGAGGTAGGAGTCGATCTCGGCGCAGTGCACCCACAGCAGCAGCGCGGGTTCGTCGACGCCGTACCGCTCGCCGGTGTCGGGGTCGGTGGCGCCCAGCATGCGGTGGATCTTCCGGACCCGGGCGCCCGCCTTCTCGGCGGCTTCCGTGGTGCCGTAGGTGATGGTGCCGACGAAGTCGGCGGTGCGCAGCAGCCGGCCCCAGGCGTCCCGGCGGAAGTCGGAGTTCTGCAGGACGCCGCGCAGGGCGCGCGGGTGCAGTGCCTGCAGGTAGAGGGCGCGGATCCCGGCGACCCACATCATGGGGTCGCCGTGCATCTGCCAGGTGACCGAGTGCGGCGTGAAGAGCCCTGGATCGCCCATACCGGCAGGCTACCGGCGCACCCGCGGCATCCCCAGCCCGATCCAGGCGATGATCTCGCGCTGGATCTCGTTGTTGCCGCCGCCGAAAGTGAAGATGACCGCCGAGCGGTAGCCGCGTTCCAGTTCGCCCTTCAGGACGGCGCCCGCCGAGCCCTCCTTCAGGGCGCCGGGCGCGGCGACGACCTCCATCAGCCAGGCGTAGGCGTCTCGGCGGGCCTCGGAGCCGTAGACCTTGACGGCGGAGGCGTCCTGCGGGGTGAGGCTGCCGTCCTCGACGGCGCTGACCATCTTCCAGTTCAGCAGCCTGAGGGCGTCGAGCCGGGTGTGGGTCTGGGCGAGGCGGCGGCGCACCCAGGGCAGGTCGATCACCCGGCGGCCGTCGGCGAGCTTGGTCTCCATGGCCCAGCGCTGGACGTCGTGCAGCGCGCGGACGGCCATGGTGCCGTGGGCGGCGAGGGTGACGCGCTCGTGGTTGAGCTGGTTGGTGATCAGGCGCCAGCCCTGGTTCTCCTCGCCGACGCGGCGGGAGACGGGGACGCGGATGTTCTCGTAGTGGCTGGCCGTGGTGTCGTGGGAGGCGAGGGTGTGGATGAGGGTGCAGGAGTAGCCGGGGTCGGTGGTCGGCACCAGGAGCATGGTGATGCCCTTGTGCGGCGGGGCGTCCGGGTCGGTGCGCACCGCGAGCCACACCCAGTCGGCGGTGTCGCCGTTGGTGGTCCAGATCTTCTGCCCGTTCACGACGTAGTGGTCGCCGTCGCGGACCGCGCGGGTGCGTAACGCGGCGAGGTCGGTGCCGGCCTCGGGTTCGCTGTAGCCGATGGCGAAGTCGATGTCGCCGGAGAGGATCCTCGGCAGGAAGTACGCCTTCTGCTCGTCGGTGCCGTACCGCATGATCGTGGGTCCGACGGTGTTGAGCGCCATCAGCGGCAGGGGGACGCCGGCCTGGGCGGCCTCGTCGAAGAAGACGAACTGCTCGAGGGCGGTCAGTCCGCGTCCGCCGTACTCCTCGGGCCAGCCGACGCCGAGCCGGCCGTCCGCGCCGAGCCGCCGGATCGTGGCGCGGTAGTGCCGTTTCTGGGCGGCGTGGTCGCCGGGCGGGATCGGGGTGTCCGGCACCAACGTGGCGAAGTAGGCGCGCAGTTCGCTGCGCAGCCGCTGCTGCTCGGGCGTGTATGCGAGGTGCACGGCGCCTCCAGGCTCCCAGGGCTGGTCCTGTCGGCGCACACCGTAGAACGTGTTCCAGAAATTGGGAATGGCGGGGAGGGTCCGCGATCCGCGGGGGCGGGATCGGCGGGGCCGATGTCAGGCGAGCAGCGTCATGAAGTCGGTGCAGGCCCGGGCACACGCGCGGCAGGCCCGCGCGGTCTCCTCCGCCTCCGGGTGCCGTTCGAACACCTGCGCGCTCTCCAGACAGACCGTCCGGGTCCACTCCAGCTGCATCCGCAGCGTGTCCTCGGCGTCCTTGTCGAAGTGGCCCTGGTCGGACAGCATCCGGCAGGTCGCGTCGCAGACCTCGGCGCACAGGATGCCCTTGCGGCGCAGCAGTTCGTGGTCCTCGGCCCCGTCCGGGTCGACGAGGCTGGCACGCAGCGCGCACGCCCGGGCGCACTCCGTGCAGGCCTGGGCACAGGTGAAGCGGTCCTCCAGGAACCGGACGAGTTCTTGCTGCGATGCCGTCGATGTCACGTGGGCCGGGTAGCCCCGGCCGCCCGGCGTCAAACCCGCGCCCGCGGCCGGCGCCGGCGGGTTCACCCGGGAGTCGCCGGCGGGTTCACCCGGGAGTCCGGGGGTACCCGCCGGCCATGAACATCGCATCGACGGACATCGCCGCAGAAGGTGCCCTGGGTATCGGACTGGCCGTGGTCGGCCTGGTCCTCGTGGCGCTGCTGATCGGCGCCTTCGCCCTGGGTGTGCGCTCCAAGCGCAGGGAGCCGCCCCGTCCGCGCCCCGAGGAGCAGCCGAGGCTGCCCGCGGAAGGCGCGGTCCACGAGATCCGCGAGCACCGTGAGCCCGACGAGGTGCCCCGCGGCGACGAGCGGCTGAGCCCGCACGAGATGCCCGGTGGCGGCAACGTCTCCTCCCGCGACAGCTCGCTCGAGGGGCGGCGCCGCTGGGACGAGGGCCGCAGCGGTTCGTTCGGCAGCGGCGGCTCGGGCTGACGCCCGTCCCGTCCGCGCCGGGCGCGCACCTGTCAGTCGACGCAGTCGTCCACAGGGAAGTGAGCACCATGTCCGACCGTTCCCACGACGCACTGCCGTTGCCCGACTACGACCATCTGCCGCTCGGCGGTCTGCGGAGCCGGGTGCGGTCGCTGACCGCCGGTGAGGTGGAGGAGCTGCTCGCCTACGAGCACTCCCACGGCGACCGCCTCCCGGTGACGGAACTGCTGGACGCCCGGCTCGACCAGCTGCACTCCGGCGCCGAGCCGACCTCGGGCGATCCGGGCGCCCTGCGGCCCGAGAGCGGCGGGCGCCGCGCCGGCTCCCCGGTGTCGCCCGCGACGTCGCCGCAGCCCTTCGGCCCGCCGCCGCACGGCACCCCGGACCAGCGGGGCCGCCCGAAGGGCGACCGCACCTCGTGACGAACCGTCGCACGGCGCGGATCCCGGGAGTGCCCGGGGTCCGCGCCGTCGTCGTGCACCGCGCCGGCCGCCTCCGGCGTGCGCCCGGCGGGCCCGCTCAGTACGGTGCAGTTCCGGTGTCCGGGATCGGGTAGTGGGGAGACGCCATGTCCGGCGACAAGACGGGGAAGCTGCCGCGCAAGACGTACGAGAAGGAGCTGCTGCGGCTGCAGACGGAGCTGGTGAAGCTCCAGGAGTGGGTGCGCGCGGAGGGGGCCCGGCTGGTCGTGGTCTTCGAGGGCCGGGACGCCGCGGGCAAGGGGGGCACGATCAAACGCGTCACGGAGCATCTCAATCCCCGGGTGGCCCGGATCGCGGCCCTGCCCCGGCCGACCGAGCGCCAGCGCACCCAGTGGTACTTCCAGCGGTACATCGAGCATCTGCCGGCCGCCGGCGAGATCGTGCTGTTCGACCGCAGCTGGTACAACCGTGCGGGCGTCGAGCACGTCATGGGGTTCTGCACCGAGGAGGAGTACGAGCTGTTCCTGCGGCAGTGCCCGCTGTTCGAGCGGATGCTGGTGGAGGACGGGATCCTGCTGCGCAAGTACTGGTTCTCGGTGAGCGACGAGGAGCAGCAGGAGCGGTTCCGGCGGCGTCTTCAGGACCCGCTGCGCCGCTGGAAGCTGTCCCCCATGGACCTGGAGTCGATCACCCGCTGGGAGGGCTACTCGCGGGCCAAGGACGAGATGATGGTCCACACCGACATCACCGAGGCCCCCTGGTACGTCGTCGAGAGCGACGACAAGCGCCGGGCGCGCGTGAACATGATCGCCCACCTGCTGGACTCCCTGCCCTACGACGAGGTCCCACCGCCGGTCATCGAACTGCCAGAGCGGCCGGAGTCGACCGGCTACCAGCGCCCGCCCCGCGAGCTGCGCACCTACGTCCCGGACCACGCGGCCCGTCTCTGAACCCCGGCGTCACACGGGGCGGGCGCGGACGACGGCCACCGGGCACGGCGCGTGGTGCAGGACGGCCTGGCTGACCGAGCCCAGGAGCAGACCGGCGAA containing:
- the ppk2 gene encoding polyphosphate kinase 2, yielding MSGDKTGKLPRKTYEKELLRLQTELVKLQEWVRAEGARLVVVFEGRDAAGKGGTIKRVTEHLNPRVARIAALPRPTERQRTQWYFQRYIEHLPAAGEIVLFDRSWYNRAGVEHVMGFCTEEEYELFLRQCPLFERMLVEDGILLRKYWFSVSDEEQQERFRRRLQDPLRRWKLSPMDLESITRWEGYSRAKDEMMVHTDITEAPWYVVESDDKRRARVNMIAHLLDSLPYDEVPPPVIELPERPESTGYQRPPRELRTYVPDHAARL
- a CDS encoding DUF6479 family protein, with product MNIASTDIAAEGALGIGLAVVGLVLVALLIGAFALGVRSKRREPPRPRPEEQPRLPAEGAVHEIREHREPDEVPRGDERLSPHEMPGGGNVSSRDSSLEGRRRWDEGRSGSFGSGGSG
- a CDS encoding ferredoxin yields the protein MTSTASQQELVRFLEDRFTCAQACTECARACALRASLVDPDGAEDHELLRRKGILCAEVCDATCRMLSDQGHFDKDAEDTLRMQLEWTRTVCLESAQVFERHPEAEETARACRACARACTDFMTLLA
- a CDS encoding acyl-CoA dehydrogenase family protein, coding for MHLAYTPEQQRLRSELRAYFATLVPDTPIPPGDHAAQKRHYRATIRRLGADGRLGVGWPEEYGGRGLTALEQFVFFDEAAQAGVPLPLMALNTVGPTIMRYGTDEQKAYFLPRILSGDIDFAIGYSEPEAGTDLAALRTRAVRDGDHYVVNGQKIWTTNGDTADWVWLAVRTDPDAPPHKGITMLLVPTTDPGYSCTLIHTLASHDTTASHYENIRVPVSRRVGEENQGWRLITNQLNHERVTLAAHGTMAVRALHDVQRWAMETKLADGRRVIDLPWVRRRLAQTHTRLDALRLLNWKMVSAVEDGSLTPQDASAVKVYGSEARRDAYAWLMEVVAAPGALKEGSAGAVLKGELERGYRSAVIFTFGGGNNEIQREIIAWIGLGMPRVRR
- a CDS encoding oxygenase MpaB family protein translates to MGDPGLFTPHSVTWQMHGDPMMWVAGIRALYLQALHPRALRGVLQNSDFRRDAWGRLLRTADFVGTITYGTTEAAEKAGARVRKIHRMLGATDPDTGERYGVDEPALLLWVHCAEIDSYLQVARRSGFPLTDGQADRYIAEHRVSARLVGLDPDAVPGDRKEMAAYFERVRPELSCGREARVVEDFLLRPPTHPLLVPAREVLWRRVSRLAYAALPPYAHELYGRPVPQPAVVTRRLRATGTALRCVPARLRWQLPPKHILRAMDRLGPGARPAPYKLGR